Proteins co-encoded in one Halorussus salinus genomic window:
- the glyA gene encoding serine hydroxymethyltransferase — MEYDRVRDVDPEVADALEAEVDRQRDTLEMIASENHVSEAVMEAQGSVLTNKYAEGYPGSRYYGGCEHVDTVEELAIERAKELWGAEHVNVQPHSGTQANMAVYFAMLDPGDKILSLDLTHGGHLSHGHHANFTGQLYEVEQYEVDPETGYLDYEELRAHAEEFDPDIVVSGYSAYPREVEWETIQEAADAVDAYHLADIAHITGLVAAGEHPSPVGVADFVTGSTHKTIRAGRGGMVLCDDEYADDIDSAVIPGMQGGPLMHNIAGKAVGFREALQPEFEEYAAQTVANAKALGESLQEHGFGLVSEGTDTHLVLVDLRESHEDVTGKDAEEALEDVGIVLNANTVPGETRSPFVTSGIRAGTPALTTRGFDEEDCRYVGDLIARVVNNVEDDDVMAEVAEEVQELCEANPIYE; from the coding sequence ATGGAGTACGACCGCGTCCGCGACGTTGACCCGGAGGTAGCAGACGCACTCGAAGCCGAGGTAGACCGCCAGCGCGACACCTTGGAGATGATCGCCAGCGAGAACCACGTCAGCGAGGCAGTGATGGAGGCCCAAGGGAGCGTTCTCACCAACAAGTACGCCGAGGGCTACCCCGGTTCGCGCTACTACGGCGGATGCGAACACGTCGATACCGTCGAGGAGCTAGCCATCGAACGCGCGAAGGAGCTGTGGGGTGCCGAACACGTCAACGTCCAACCCCACTCGGGGACGCAGGCGAACATGGCGGTCTACTTCGCCATGCTCGACCCCGGCGACAAGATTCTCTCGCTCGACCTGACCCACGGCGGCCACCTCAGCCACGGCCACCACGCCAACTTCACCGGCCAATTGTACGAGGTCGAGCAGTACGAGGTGGACCCCGAGACGGGGTATCTCGACTACGAGGAGCTTCGCGCTCACGCCGAGGAGTTCGACCCGGACATCGTGGTCTCGGGTTACTCGGCGTACCCCCGAGAGGTCGAGTGGGAGACGATTCAGGAGGCCGCCGACGCGGTGGACGCCTACCACCTCGCGGACATCGCCCACATCACGGGACTCGTCGCCGCGGGCGAACACCCCTCGCCGGTCGGCGTCGCCGACTTCGTGACCGGTTCGACGCACAAGACCATCCGCGCGGGTCGCGGCGGGATGGTGCTGTGCGACGACGAGTACGCCGACGACATCGACTCCGCGGTGATTCCGGGGATGCAGGGCGGTCCCCTGATGCACAACATCGCGGGCAAGGCGGTCGGCTTCCGGGAAGCTCTCCAGCCCGAGTTCGAGGAGTACGCCGCCCAGACCGTCGCCAACGCGAAGGCGCTCGGCGAGAGCCTGCAAGAACACGGGTTCGGCCTCGTCTCCGAGGGGACCGACACCCACCTCGTGCTGGTGGACCTCCGGGAGTCCCACGAGGACGTGACCGGCAAGGACGCCGAGGAGGCCCTCGAAGACGTTGGCATCGTGCTGAACGCAAACACCGTGCCGGGCGAGACGCGCTCGCCGTTCGTCACCTCGGGCATCCGCGCGGGGACGCCCGCCTTGACGACTCGGGGCTTTGACGAGGAGGACTGCCGGTACGTCGGCGACCTCATCGCGCGCGTCGTGAACAACGTCGAGGACGACGACGTGATGGCCGAAGTCGCGGAGGAGGTTCAGGAACTCTGCGAGGCGAACCCGATTTACGAGTAA
- a CDS encoding bifunctional methylenetetrahydrofolate dehydrogenase/methenyltetrahydrofolate cyclohydrolase: protein MTEVIDGDAVAERIRADLQDSIETLADEGVEVGLATVLMSDDPASETYVSMKQRDCEEVGIEGIHVEIDPDAPAEELHETVADLNDDPEVHGILVQMPVPDHLDDREVLRSIDPEKDVDGFHPENVGRLVAGHARYRPCTPHGVQKLLDAAGVETEGADVTVVGRSNIVGKPLANLLVQKAEDGNATVTVCHSRTDDLAAKTRQADVVIAACGVPEMIDGSMLSEGATVIDVGVNRVDADNEKGYELVGDVDFESAKEKAGAITPVPGGVGPMTRAMLLYNTVKAAGRQEGVDVDLP, encoded by the coding sequence ATGACAGAGGTAATCGACGGCGACGCCGTCGCCGAGCGGATTCGCGCGGACCTGCAGGACAGCATCGAGACGCTGGCCGACGAGGGGGTCGAGGTCGGACTCGCGACCGTCCTGATGAGCGACGACCCCGCCAGCGAGACGTACGTCTCGATGAAACAGCGCGACTGCGAGGAGGTCGGCATCGAGGGCATCCACGTCGAGATAGACCCCGACGCGCCCGCCGAAGAACTCCACGAGACCGTCGCGGACCTCAACGACGACCCCGAGGTCCACGGCATCTTGGTCCAGATGCCCGTCCCGGACCACTTGGACGACCGCGAGGTCCTCCGGTCCATCGACCCCGAGAAGGACGTGGACGGCTTCCACCCCGAGAACGTCGGGCGACTCGTCGCGGGCCACGCCCGCTACCGGCCCTGCACGCCCCACGGCGTCCAGAAGTTGCTCGACGCGGCGGGCGTCGAGACCGAGGGCGCGGACGTGACCGTCGTCGGCCGGTCGAACATCGTCGGCAAGCCGCTGGCCAATCTCCTCGTCCAGAAGGCCGAGGACGGCAACGCGACCGTGACGGTGTGTCACTCCCGGACCGACGACCTCGCCGCAAAGACCCGGCAAGCCGACGTGGTAATCGCGGCCTGCGGCGTCCCGGAGATGATAGACGGGTCGATGCTCTCGGAGGGCGCGACCGTCATCGACGTTGGCGTCAACCGCGTAGACGCCGACAACGAGAAGGGCTACGAACTCGTCGGCGACGTGGACTTCGAGAGCGCGAAGGAGAAAGCCGGCGCCATCACGCCGGTCCCCGGCGGCGTCGGCCCGATGACCCGCGCGATGCTCCTGTACAACACGGTCAAGGCCGCGGGGAGACAGGAAGGCGTGGACGTGGACCTGCCCTGA
- a CDS encoding DUF7117 family protein, translating to MKVRGQRECKDCGARWSYYETGSVECPDCGSLRSVGVDDERNLHTDTPVEFDLTEVREDVDARPLREIADRAGDLAGEYVRKRGFVRGGDLRPLDDAYLAAQELRHAADVVGRGLDLSDDEEWYFLALLRGADADPETDRDGHPTDSDRGPAADQRPAPDEVPESMHSIRGLAYADAVAEYRGDMADWVDERDAEDDESGRPTWDRAQARDALETLGDHVKRVQALDGDVDADTAELLVAATRDVSRYVREGDDDALVSARDRFDRLAE from the coding sequence ATGAAAGTTCGCGGCCAGCGCGAGTGCAAGGACTGCGGCGCGCGGTGGTCCTACTACGAGACGGGGAGCGTCGAATGTCCGGACTGCGGGAGCCTCCGGAGCGTCGGCGTCGACGACGAGCGCAACCTCCACACCGACACGCCGGTCGAGTTCGACCTGACCGAGGTCCGCGAGGACGTGGACGCGAGACCGCTCCGGGAGATAGCCGACCGCGCGGGCGACCTCGCTGGCGAGTACGTCCGCAAGCGCGGGTTCGTCCGCGGCGGGGACCTGAGACCGCTGGACGACGCCTACCTCGCCGCCCAAGAACTCCGCCACGCCGCCGACGTGGTGGGCCGCGGTCTCGACCTGAGCGACGACGAGGAGTGGTACTTCCTCGCCCTGCTCCGCGGCGCGGACGCCGACCCCGAGACCGACCGCGACGGACACCCCACCGACAGCGACCGAGGCCCCGCCGCCGACCAGCGTCCCGCGCCCGACGAGGTGCCCGAGTCGATGCACTCGATTCGAGGTCTCGCCTACGCCGACGCGGTGGCCGAGTACCGCGGCGATATGGCCGACTGGGTGGACGAGCGGGACGCCGAGGACGACGAGTCCGGACGACCAACGTGGGACCGCGCGCAGGCCCGCGACGCTCTCGAAACGCTGGGCGACCACGTCAAGCGCGTGCAGGCGCTCGACGGCGACGTTGACGCCGACACCGCGGAACTCCTCGTGGCCGCGACCCGCGACGTGAGTCGCTACGTCCGCGAGGGTGACGACGACGCTCTCGTGAGCGCGCGCGACCGGTTCGACAGGCTGGCCGAGTGA